In Chryseobacterium oranimense, a single window of DNA contains:
- a CDS encoding polyprenol monophosphomannose synthase, with protein sequence MKKLVIIPTYNEKENIENIISAVFALEDDFHILVVDDSSPDGTADIVRELQKKFSHHLHLSVRHVKDGLGKAYIHGFKWAIENKYDYIFEMDADFSHNPNDLPKLFEACLNADMAIGSRYSKGVNVVNWPMGRVLLSYFASKYVRFILGLPIHDTTAGFVCFSRKVLEEIGLNNVRLKGYGFQIEMKFRAFKKGFKIVEVPIIFTNRILGESKMNGGIIHEAVFGVLNLKWKSIINRL encoded by the coding sequence ATGAAAAAACTCGTCATTATCCCTACCTATAACGAAAAGGAAAATATTGAAAATATTATTTCCGCGGTTTTTGCATTGGAAGATGACTTTCATATTTTAGTTGTGGATGATTCTTCTCCGGATGGAACAGCTGATATCGTAAGGGAGCTGCAAAAAAAGTTTTCTCATCATCTTCATCTTTCGGTGAGGCATGTGAAAGACGGTTTGGGAAAAGCCTACATTCATGGATTTAAATGGGCCATTGAAAATAAATATGATTATATTTTTGAAATGGATGCCGATTTTTCGCATAACCCGAATGACCTGCCTAAGCTTTTTGAAGCCTGCCTGAATGCAGATATGGCGATCGGATCTCGTTATTCTAAAGGTGTAAATGTAGTAAACTGGCCTATGGGACGGGTATTGCTGTCTTATTTTGCCTCTAAATATGTACGGTTTATTCTGGGACTTCCCATTCATGATACAACGGCAGGATTTGTCTGTTTTTCAAGGAAAGTTTTAGAAGAAATAGGATTGAATAATGTAAGACTGAAAGGTTACGGCTTCCAGATTGAAATGAAATTCCGTGCTTTTAAAAAAGGTTTTAAAATTGTAGAAGTTCCTATTATATTTACCAACAGAATTTTAGGAGAAAGTAAAATGAACGGTGGTATTATTCATGAAGCCGTGTTTGGAGTTTTAAATTTAAAATGGAAGTCAATAATCAACAGATTATGA
- a CDS encoding LptF/LptG family permease, producing MKIIDRYIIKKYLGTFSFMLILLSIVVLVIDVQQKIPRIENAKALDPKLDLMYFLINFYPYWIINLVVTFLSILVFISVIYFTSRMANNTEIVAVISSGASFHRFAKPYLYTSLFIALISLLVNHMVLPWANIKKNELEAYTYNAANKEKILGTGPASAQLSKTEYIFVNSWNKRETRGSGFVYQKFDKTRKMTYELKSSEVYWDKAKKQFILTNYLEKTINKDNTEKLGNGVEIRKSYGHSPEELFPNELLGQNKTTPELIKFIEREKEKGNSNLNSYLNELHQRTSMPVSIIILTFLALSLASQKKRGGLGVNLAIGISLAFVFVFSFEALKVVSENKSLSPAVAMWLPNMVFFPLTLYLYLKRANQ from the coding sequence ATTAAAATTATAGACAGATATATCATTAAAAAATACCTTGGAACCTTCAGTTTCATGCTGATATTGCTGTCTATTGTTGTATTGGTGATCGATGTGCAGCAGAAAATCCCAAGGATAGAAAACGCAAAGGCGTTGGATCCAAAGCTGGATTTAATGTACTTCCTAATCAACTTTTATCCTTACTGGATCATCAATCTTGTGGTGACCTTTCTTTCCATTCTTGTATTTATTTCAGTGATTTATTTCACCTCCAGAATGGCAAATAATACAGAAATTGTTGCGGTAATCAGCAGTGGAGCCAGTTTCCATAGGTTTGCAAAGCCTTACCTGTATACCTCTCTTTTTATCGCCCTGATATCACTTTTAGTCAACCATATGGTGCTTCCATGGGCCAATATCAAGAAAAATGAATTGGAAGCCTATACCTATAACGCTGCCAACAAAGAGAAAATCCTGGGAACGGGTCCTGCATCAGCCCAGCTGAGCAAAACGGAGTACATCTTCGTAAACTCCTGGAATAAAAGGGAAACCAGAGGTTCAGGCTTTGTTTATCAGAAATTTGATAAGACCAGAAAAATGACTTATGAACTCAAGTCATCAGAAGTATATTGGGATAAAGCAAAAAAACAGTTTATTCTTACCAATTATCTGGAAAAGACCATCAATAAAGATAATACTGAAAAGCTAGGCAACGGTGTTGAAATCAGGAAGAGCTACGGGCATTCCCCTGAAGAGCTTTTCCCGAATGAGCTTCTCGGGCAGAATAAAACCACACCCGAACTCATAAAATTTATCGAAAGAGAAAAGGAAAAAGGAAACAGCAACCTGAATTCTTATCTTAACGAGCTTCATCAGAGAACCTCTATGCCTGTTTCTATTATTATCCTGACGTTTCTTGCGCTTTCTCTGGCTTCACAGAAAAAAAGAGGAGGGCTTGGAGTCAATCTTGCTATAGGGATTTCGCTTGCCTTTGTTTTTGTTTTCTCGTTTGAAGCATTGAAAGTGGTTTCGGAGAACAAAAGCCTGTCACCGGCTGTTGCCATGTGGCTTCCCAATATGGTTTTCTTTCCGCTTACTCTGTATCTTTATCTGAAAAGAGCCAATCAGTAA
- the rsfS gene encoding ribosome silencing factor translates to MNKTAEKQALIDKIVEAIQDVKGEDIMIFDLSKIENSVAETFIICSGNSNTQVSALAGSVEKKVRNDLKDRPWHVEGTENSMWVLVDYVTVVVHIFQKEIREYYDIEELWGDAAITKIENEF, encoded by the coding sequence ATGAATAAAACAGCAGAAAAGCAGGCACTAATAGATAAAATTGTTGAAGCCATCCAGGATGTAAAAGGAGAAGATATTATGATTTTCGATCTTTCGAAAATTGAAAATTCTGTAGCGGAAACTTTTATAATTTGTAGCGGAAACTCAAATACGCAGGTTTCTGCATTGGCAGGAAGTGTAGAGAAAAAAGTAAGAAACGATCTTAAAGATAGACCTTGGCATGTAGAGGGTACCGAAAATTCCATGTGGGTTTTGGTAGATTATGTAACAGTAGTGGTGCATATTTTCCAGAAAGAAATACGTGAATATTACGATATTGAGGAACTTTGGGGAGATGCGGCAATTACCAAAATAGAAAATGAATTTTAA
- a CDS encoding DUF4271 domain-containing protein, whose amino-acid sequence MLLSQNFINHVRIPENNDWVIFILIGCIFLYVFMMNIIERDASLKDFLLQKYFDASNNLPSWIITSCVTALTLSALLSQYIPIVPKYLGDLHIFGYQLNKFGYTLLAVIFFYASKSALGFLFYQSIGDGRKWSVFYFTSTKFYFILSFLLIILCVTHYYFPVDRNKIFLYYFGFFAFVAVFKIFFYLFHKNNILPEKWYYKFLYICTLQIAPLLLLWKLLFF is encoded by the coding sequence TTGCTGTTATCACAAAATTTCATAAACCATGTAAGAATACCTGAGAATAATGACTGGGTAATCTTTATTTTAATAGGATGCATATTCTTATATGTTTTCATGATGAACATTATCGAAAGGGATGCCAGCCTGAAAGATTTTCTGCTTCAGAAATATTTTGATGCCAGCAATAACCTTCCGAGCTGGATAATCACTTCATGTGTGACAGCGCTCACCCTGTCTGCTTTACTTTCACAATATATTCCTATAGTACCCAAATATTTGGGCGATTTGCATATTTTCGGATACCAGCTTAATAAATTCGGATACACTTTGCTTGCAGTCATATTTTTTTATGCCTCAAAATCAGCCCTGGGATTTTTATTTTACCAAAGTATAGGAGACGGCAGAAAATGGTCTGTTTTTTATTTCACCTCCACCAAATTTTACTTCATTCTGTCATTTTTACTGATAATTCTGTGTGTAACCCACTATTATTTCCCCGTAGACAGAAATAAAATATTTTTATACTATTTCGGATTCTTCGCATTTGTAGCGGTTTTCAAGATTTTCTTCTATTTGTTTCACAAAAACAACATACTTCCCGAAAAATGGTATTATAAATTTTTGTATATTTGCACCCTCCAAATCGCACCTTTATTGCTGCTTTGGAAGTTGTTATTTTTTTAA
- a CDS encoding DUF4296 domain-containing protein: MKKLIFIFVMLCMFSCGDYIDKPKNLIEPDKMAEILADLSITDQAVIIYPNKNLEAGTRFVLKAHNIKSQDFIESFKYYVIKDKMKNIAEDAQKIIVKKDPKADKYIQDKLKKNGSTPIFNR, translated from the coding sequence ATGAAAAAGCTGATCTTCATTTTCGTTATGCTGTGCATGTTCTCATGCGGCGACTATATCGACAAGCCCAAAAACCTGATCGAGCCTGATAAGATGGCCGAGATCCTGGCCGATCTTTCTATAACAGATCAGGCGGTTATCATATATCCTAACAAGAACTTAGAAGCAGGAACAAGATTTGTACTCAAAGCACACAATATAAAATCGCAGGATTTTATAGAAAGTTTTAAATATTATGTCATTAAAGACAAAATGAAGAATATTGCGGAAGATGCACAGAAAATAATAGTGAAAAAAGATCCGAAAGCAGATAAATATATCCAGGATAAACTGAAAAAAAACGGAAGTACACCCATTTTCAACAGATAA
- the ftsH gene encoding ATP-dependent zinc metalloprotease FtsH, whose translation MNNKGFNWFFPIAIVALLLFFGSNFLGGDSAKSIDEDAFFREMQAGKVQNVIIYKDTEKADVFLTKAAKTAMVNKTANQNNPLSAFDMAPKADFSVKYGDLQLFLQKFDQIKAADAKITTTKDYGAGKNPFMDILVSALIWIAILGLFYFLLFRKMGGGGGPGGQIFSIGKSKAKLFDEKERIQVTFKDVAGLEGAKEEVQEVVDFLKNSEKYTKLGGKIPKGVLLVGPPGTGKTLLAKAVAGEAKVPFFSLSGSDFVEMFVGVGASRVRDLFAQAKAKSPAIIFIDEIDAIGRARGKNNFSGGNDERENTLNQLLTEMDGFGTDVNVIVMAATNRADILDKALMRAGRFDRSIYVDLPELHERREIFDVHLKKIKLDENVDRDFLAKQTPGFSGADIANVCNEAALIAARNSHTSVTKQDFLDAVDRIIGGLEKKNMAIKPSEKRRVAYHEAGHATISWLVEHAAPLLKVTIVPRGRSLGAAWYLPEERQLTTTEQMLDELCATLGGRAAEQVIFNNISTGALSDLESVTKRAQAMVTVYGLSPNIGNISYYDSSGQSEYSFGKPYSEETATKIDAEIKSIIENQYERAVQILNENKDKLDALANKLLEKEVIFREDLEDIFGKRAWDPELTERPVTSTIATAKEPEEQIIIKDKEEGSEIQAPESPTQL comes from the coding sequence ATGAACAATAAAGGATTCAACTGGTTTTTTCCAATTGCAATCGTGGCTCTTTTGTTATTTTTCGGTTCCAATTTTTTAGGAGGCGACAGTGCAAAATCTATTGATGAGGATGCTTTCTTTAGGGAAATGCAGGCAGGAAAGGTCCAAAACGTTATCATATACAAAGACACAGAGAAAGCAGATGTTTTCCTGACAAAAGCAGCAAAGACGGCAATGGTTAATAAAACAGCCAATCAGAATAATCCTCTTTCTGCATTCGATATGGCTCCAAAAGCAGATTTTTCTGTAAAATACGGAGACCTTCAGCTTTTCCTTCAGAAATTTGATCAGATAAAAGCAGCAGATGCTAAAATCACGACGACAAAAGATTACGGAGCAGGCAAAAATCCATTCATGGATATTCTGGTTTCGGCATTGATATGGATCGCGATTTTAGGACTTTTCTACTTCCTTCTTTTCAGAAAGATGGGTGGAGGCGGAGGTCCTGGCGGACAGATCTTCTCTATCGGGAAATCTAAAGCGAAGCTTTTTGACGAAAAAGAAAGAATTCAGGTAACATTTAAAGATGTTGCAGGTCTTGAAGGAGCTAAAGAAGAGGTACAGGAAGTAGTAGATTTCCTTAAAAACTCAGAAAAATATACGAAACTGGGAGGTAAGATCCCTAAAGGTGTCCTGTTGGTAGGCCCTCCGGGAACCGGTAAAACCCTATTGGCAAAAGCTGTTGCAGGGGAAGCCAAAGTACCTTTCTTCTCACTTTCAGGTTCAGATTTCGTGGAAATGTTCGTTGGAGTAGGTGCATCAAGAGTTAGAGACCTTTTTGCCCAGGCAAAAGCCAAATCTCCGGCAATTATCTTTATTGATGAGATTGACGCTATCGGACGTGCAAGAGGTAAAAATAATTTCTCAGGCGGGAACGACGAAAGAGAAAATACCCTTAACCAGCTTCTTACAGAAATGGATGGTTTTGGAACAGACGTTAACGTGATTGTAATGGCTGCTACCAACAGAGCTGATATTTTAGATAAAGCTTTAATGAGAGCCGGACGTTTCGACCGTTCCATCTATGTGGATCTTCCGGAACTGCATGAAAGAAGAGAGATATTTGATGTTCACCTGAAGAAAATCAAGCTGGATGAAAATGTAGACAGAGATTTCCTTGCAAAGCAGACTCCTGGATTCAGTGGGGCAGATATTGCCAATGTATGTAACGAAGCAGCACTTATTGCAGCGAGAAACAGTCATACTTCCGTTACTAAGCAGGATTTCCTTGATGCTGTTGACAGAATCATCGGAGGTCTTGAAAAGAAAAATATGGCGATCAAACCTTCTGAGAAGAGGAGAGTAGCTTATCATGAAGCAGGACATGCCACCATCTCATGGCTGGTAGAACATGCGGCACCACTTTTAAAAGTAACGATTGTTCCGAGAGGACGTTCTTTGGGGGCAGCCTGGTATCTTCCGGAAGAAAGACAGCTTACCACTACTGAGCAAATGCTGGACGAATTATGTGCAACATTAGGAGGTAGAGCTGCAGAGCAGGTAATATTCAATAATATTTCAACAGGTGCATTATCTGATCTTGAATCTGTAACGAAAAGAGCTCAGGCTATGGTTACAGTGTACGGATTAAGCCCGAATATCGGAAACATTTCTTACTATGACAGTTCAGGACAGTCTGAGTATTCTTTCGGGAAACCTTATTCTGAAGAAACTGCTACGAAAATTGATGCAGAGATCAAATCGATCATCGAAAATCAATATGAAAGAGCTGTTCAGATCCTTAATGAGAATAAAGATAAGCTTGATGCTTTAGCGAATAAGCTTCTGGAAAAAGAAGTGATCTTCCGTGAAGACCTTGAAGATATCTTCGGTAAAAGAGCTTGGGATCCTGAGTTAACAGAAAGACCTGTTACCAGCACTATTGCTACGGCAAAAGAACCGGAGGAGCAGATCATTATTAAAGACAAGGAAGAAGGTAGTGAAATTCAGGCTCCGGAAAGTCCGACTCAACTTTAA
- a CDS encoding biotin--[acetyl-CoA-carboxylase] ligase: MGQLFYLKECSSTNDEISRFLLYGDSDFIALHTFNQTKGRGQYGNTWAAATGKNVAYTLAVKAENVPLSDFIFNYYTAVVIRDFLANLTDHDVKIKWPNDIILKNKKIVGILIEKKKINQNNYFIIGAGFNVLQDHFEEISQAGSLLTQTGKVYDLDEFVLNLHEYLSEKLKNIPSEQEIIDLFNLNLYRKNEISVFEIEKERQNGIIRNADEKGELWVELEKDGLKSFYHKEIKLLY; the protein is encoded by the coding sequence ATGGGTCAATTATTTTATTTAAAAGAGTGTTCTTCTACTAATGACGAAATATCACGGTTTTTACTTTACGGAGATTCGGATTTTATAGCTTTACATACGTTTAATCAAACTAAAGGCCGCGGACAATATGGCAACACATGGGCAGCGGCGACCGGAAAAAATGTAGCATATACACTGGCTGTAAAGGCTGAAAACGTTCCGCTCTCAGATTTTATATTCAATTACTATACCGCAGTGGTTATCCGGGATTTCCTTGCCAATTTGACTGATCATGATGTAAAAATAAAATGGCCGAACGATATTATCCTTAAAAATAAAAAAATCGTCGGAATTCTGATTGAAAAGAAAAAAATTAATCAAAATAATTATTTTATCATAGGCGCAGGATTCAATGTCCTACAGGATCATTTTGAGGAAATATCACAAGCAGGATCGCTCCTGACGCAGACCGGGAAGGTTTATGACCTTGATGAATTTGTCCTGAATCTTCATGAATATTTATCGGAAAAACTGAAAAATATTCCTTCTGAGCAAGAAATTATCGACCTGTTCAATCTGAATTTATACCGCAAAAATGAGATCTCAGTCTTTGAAATTGAAAAAGAGAGACAAAATGGCATCATCCGTAATGCAGACGAAAAAGGCGAACTTTGGGTAGAGCTTGAAAAAGACGGTTTAAAATCTTTCTATCATAAAGAAATCAAGCTTCTTTACTGA
- a CDS encoding lactate utilization protein — protein sequence MNLFKKIVSKLTNQPEEEEKQSLEKLGDSLKNADLDYKFAQLFTHSGGFFNYCADEAEALQTLNQIVKIEGITNVFCWDKELQSFLNVVKTPFTSEMETSNDAAFITCEYLIAYDGRIMLSHNNILHYHSSRLPGKIIIMANVSQIVNNLNDAMGKIKRNGNIKNLTSISGGQSSLDTSSHTNTKLFLLLLED from the coding sequence TTGAATTTATTCAAGAAGATTGTAAGCAAACTTACCAACCAGCCTGAGGAAGAGGAAAAACAGAGTCTGGAGAAGCTCGGGGATTCGCTGAAAAATGCGGATCTTGACTATAAGTTTGCGCAATTGTTTACGCATTCAGGAGGATTTTTTAATTATTGCGCCGATGAGGCAGAAGCTCTGCAGACTTTGAATCAGATTGTCAAGATTGAAGGAATCACCAATGTTTTCTGCTGGGATAAAGAACTTCAAAGCTTTTTGAACGTTGTAAAAACTCCGTTTACCTCAGAAATGGAGACTTCCAATGATGCAGCTTTCATTACCTGCGAATATCTTATTGCCTATGACGGCAGAATCATGCTTTCGCACAATAACATCCTGCATTATCATTCTTCAAGACTTCCCGGAAAAATCATTATCATGGCCAATGTATCGCAAATCGTGAACAACCTGAATGATGCAATGGGAAAAATAAAAAGAAACGGGAATATCAAAAACCTTACTTCCATCAGTGGAGGACAGTCAAGCTTAGATACTTCTTCCCATACGAATACAAAACTGTTTTTATTGCTGCTTGAAGATTAA
- the tgt gene encoding tRNA guanosine(34) transglycosylase Tgt — protein sequence MKFFNIEKTSEGKARAGEITTDHGKVQTPIFMPVGTVASVKTVHQRELKEDIKAQIILGNTYHLYLRPTMDIMQEAGGLHKFMNWDLPILTDSGGFQVFSLSKSRKMSEEGVKFKSHIDGSYHMFTPEKSMEIQRQIGADIFMAFDECTPYPCEYNQAKSSMELTHRWLKRCIDWTEENKEIYGHKQRLFPIVQGSTYSDLRKISAEVISEAGAEGNAIGGLSVGEPEEEMYRITDEVTDILPKDKPRYLMGVGTPWNILESIGLGIDMMDCVMPTRNARNAMLFTWQGVMNLKNEKWKRDFSPLDEFGTSYVDREYSKAYLRHLFVSKEYLAKQIASVHNLAFYLDLVKVAREHIVAGDFYEWKKSVVPVLRQRL from the coding sequence ATGAAATTTTTTAATATAGAAAAAACCTCTGAAGGAAAAGCAAGAGCAGGTGAGATTACTACAGACCACGGGAAGGTTCAGACGCCTATCTTTATGCCTGTAGGAACTGTGGCGAGTGTGAAAACCGTTCATCAGAGAGAATTAAAAGAAGACATTAAAGCCCAGATTATCCTGGGAAATACCTATCACCTGTATCTCCGTCCTACCATGGATATTATGCAGGAAGCAGGAGGGCTGCACAAATTTATGAACTGGGATCTGCCGATTCTTACCGATTCAGGAGGTTTCCAGGTGTTTTCGCTTTCCAAAAGTAGAAAAATGTCCGAAGAAGGAGTGAAATTCAAATCCCACATCGACGGAAGCTATCATATGTTTACTCCGGAAAAATCTATGGAAATCCAGAGACAGATCGGAGCAGATATTTTCATGGCTTTTGATGAATGTACACCTTACCCTTGCGAATATAACCAGGCCAAATCATCTATGGAGCTTACCCACCGTTGGCTGAAAAGATGTATTGACTGGACAGAAGAAAATAAAGAGATTTACGGCCATAAGCAAAGACTATTCCCGATTGTTCAGGGTTCTACCTATTCGGATCTGCGAAAAATTTCGGCTGAAGTGATTTCTGAGGCCGGAGCGGAAGGAAATGCCATCGGAGGACTTTCTGTAGGAGAGCCGGAAGAAGAAATGTATAGAATTACCGATGAGGTAACGGACATTCTTCCAAAAGACAAACCAAGATACCTGATGGGAGTAGGAACGCCCTGGAATATTCTTGAATCCATCGGCCTTGGAATCGATATGATGGACTGCGTAATGCCTACCAGAAATGCCAGAAATGCAATGCTTTTCACATGGCAGGGCGTAATGAATCTTAAAAATGAAAAATGGAAACGTGACTTCTCCCCTCTGGATGAGTTTGGGACAAGTTATGTAGACCGAGAATATTCAAAAGCATATCTGCGTCATTTATTTGTGTCAAAAGAATATCTTGCAAAGCAGATTGCATCGGTTCACAATCTTGCATTTTATTTAGATCTTGTGAAAGTGGCAAGAGAGCATATTGTAGCCGGAGACTTCTATGAATGGAAAAAATCTGTAGTGCCTGTCCTGAGACAAAGACTTTAA
- a CDS encoding uroporphyrinogen-III synthase — protein sequence MRIKSILVSQPAPSESSPYLDIAKKEKIKIDFRPFIHVEGVDNKELRTQKIDLTQFTGIIFTSKNAIDHYFRLAEELRFAVPDTMRYICQSEAIANYLQKHIVYRKRKISFGEKNFSDLLPLFKKFPTEKYLLPSSDVLSPDIVKTMETANVDWTRAIMYRTVCSDLTDINAKDYDMLIFFSPQGIKSLQQNFPDFKQEETKIGVFGNTTLAAAEEAGLKVDLMAPTKETPSMTMALEKYIKALHK from the coding sequence ATGAGAATAAAGTCTATATTGGTTTCTCAACCAGCGCCTAGTGAGTCTTCTCCATATCTGGATATAGCAAAGAAGGAAAAAATAAAGATTGATTTCCGTCCTTTCATCCACGTCGAAGGAGTTGACAACAAAGAACTCAGAACTCAGAAGATAGATCTGACGCAGTTTACCGGGATTATTTTCACCAGCAAAAATGCGATAGACCATTACTTCAGACTTGCCGAAGAATTGCGTTTTGCCGTTCCGGATACGATGAGATACATCTGCCAGTCTGAGGCGATTGCCAACTATCTTCAGAAACATATTGTTTATAGAAAGAGAAAGATCAGCTTTGGGGAGAAAAACTTCTCGGATCTTCTGCCTCTGTTTAAAAAATTCCCGACTGAAAAATACCTTCTGCCATCTTCAGATGTCTTAAGCCCGGATATTGTGAAAACAATGGAAACGGCTAATGTAGACTGGACAAGAGCAATCATGTACAGAACGGTATGCAGCGATCTTACGGATATCAATGCCAAGGATTATGATATGCTGATCTTTTTCAGCCCGCAGGGAATCAAATCTCTTCAGCAGAACTTTCCGGACTTCAAACAGGAAGAAACAAAAATCGGTGTTTTCGGAAATACAACTTTAGCGGCAGCGGAAGAAGCAGGCTTAAAGGTAGATCTTATGGCTCCTACAAAGGAAACCCCATCGATGACTATGGCCCTTGAAAAGTACATTAAAGCACTTCATAAATAG